In a single window of the Bufo bufo chromosome 5, aBufBuf1.1, whole genome shotgun sequence genome:
- the LOC121002850 gene encoding E3 SUMO-protein ligase ZBED1-like, which yields MIVAAQVGKFPHVKCFAHTLNLASQRALKVATLSRLLGRVRRISTFFHRSTRASHCLKEKQKCLGLKNHKLITDVATRWNSAYDMVERFLEQQPAVCATLLSPEVRRGESDLCTLNETDVSNAEDAVSALKPMKDATMLMSEERNPTVSLIAPINAQLLQSMTDTMGDTPMIHEIKNSIRTDLQKRYSSEAEKKILHTASALDPRFKGLPFILTDEERLEIFKGVTEEAASLEITSDESERTQEDHQVPRRKQTLEEEDSSPIEDNHSPPSPPKKARSLLVSLLGQSFTDTEGTIEPKKTPYAKAEEEMENYCKAPPLPLTEDPLNWWREHEVIFPLLSRLSKQYLCIPGTSVSAERVFSTAGDVVTAKRSALKPDHVDQLVFLQKNLHVPKC from the exons ATGATAGTTGCAGCTCAAGTTGGAAAATTCCCCCATGTGAAATGCTTCGCCCATACACTGAATCTTGCATCCCAGCGAGCGTTGAAAGTGGCCACTCTCTCTAGGCTTCTTGGCAGAGTACGTCGGATATCCACATTCTTTCACCGCAGCACTAGAGCAAGCCACTGTCTAAAAGAGAAACAGAAATGTCTTGGCCTGAAGAATCATAAGCTGATAACTGATGTGGCAACAAGATGGAACAGTGCATACGACATGGTCGAGAGGTTCTTGGAACAACAACCTGCAGTCTGTGCCACCTTGCTGTCTCCAGAAGTCAGAAGAGGAGAGTCCGATCTCTGCACTCTAAACGAAACAGATGTGTCAAATGCAGAGGATGCCGTGAGTGCATTAAAGCCAATGAAAGATGCAACCATGCTGATGTCAGAAGAGCGCAATCCAACAGTTTCTCTCATTGCCCCTATAAATGCACAACTTCTCCAGAGCATGACAGACACGATGGGAGACACACCCATGATCCATGAGATCAAGAATTCTATTAGAACAGATCTCCAGAAGAGGTACAGCAGTGAGGCCGAGAAGAAGATCCTTCATACAGCCTCTGCACTGGATCCTCGCTTTAAGGGACTGCCTTtcatcctcacagatgaagaaagATTGGAGATATTTAAAGGAGTCACTGAGGAAGCTGCATCCTTGGAG ATTACATCAGATGAGAGTGAGAGGACACAAGAGGATCATCAAGTGCCTAGAAGAAAACAAACTCTGGAAGAAGAGGACAGTTCACCCATCGAAGACAACCATTCTCCACCATCTCCTCCCAAAAAGGCCAGATCGCTGCTCGTGAGTTTGCTGGGACAgtctttcactgacactgaaggtACAATAGAACCCAAAAAGACCCCCTATGCCAAGGCTGAAGAGGAAATGGAAAACTATTGTAAAGCCCCACCTCTGCCTCTCACTGAGGACCCTTTGAACTGGTGGCGTGAGCATGAGGTCATATTTCCCCTCCTTTCTCGGCTGTCAAAGCAATACTTGTGTATCCCAGGTACAAGCGTGTCTGCAGAGCGGGTTTTCTCCACTGCAGGAGATGTGGTAACTGCAAAAAGAAGCGCCCTCAAACCAGACCATGTAGATCAATTGGTGTTCTTACAGAAAAATCTACATGTTCCCAAATGCTGA